The following are encoded in a window of Arthrobacter woluwensis genomic DNA:
- a CDS encoding bifunctional allantoicase/(S)-ureidoglycine aminohydrolase — MGNLYYPTGGLPPQSHLTTERAIVTEAYTVIPKGVLTDIVTSLLPGFTNTRSWIIARPISGFATTFSQLIVEVGPGGGAPKAEFESGVEGVIFVVKGTLTLNLKGEQHVMEEGGYAYLAAGDEWGVENTSGDIATFHWIRKAYDRLEGYEATSFVTNEKDVEGTAMPDTDGVWKTQRFVPSDDLAHDMQVNIVTFQPGGVIPFPETHVMEHGLYVLEGKAMYLLNKDWVEVEAGDYMWLRAFCPQACYASGPGQFRYLLYKDQNRQIKLTGAPLPG, encoded by the coding sequence ATGGGAAATCTCTACTACCCCACGGGTGGCCTGCCGCCGCAGTCCCATCTCACCACCGAGCGTGCGATCGTCACCGAGGCGTACACGGTCATCCCCAAGGGCGTTCTCACGGACATCGTGACGAGCCTCCTGCCGGGCTTCACGAACACCCGTTCGTGGATCATCGCGCGCCCGATCTCCGGCTTCGCCACCACGTTCTCCCAGCTCATCGTCGAGGTGGGGCCTGGCGGCGGCGCGCCGAAGGCCGAGTTCGAGTCCGGCGTCGAGGGTGTCATCTTCGTGGTCAAGGGCACGCTCACGCTGAACCTCAAGGGCGAGCAGCACGTCATGGAGGAAGGCGGCTACGCCTACCTGGCCGCCGGCGACGAGTGGGGTGTGGAGAACACCAGCGGTGACATCGCCACGTTCCACTGGATCCGCAAAGCCTACGACCGTCTCGAAGGCTACGAGGCCACGTCCTTCGTCACCAACGAGAAGGACGTCGAAGGCACCGCGATGCCGGACACCGACGGCGTCTGGAAGACCCAGCGCTTCGTGCCGTCGGACGATCTGGCGCACGACATGCAGGTCAACATCGTCACCTTCCAGCCCGGCGGCGTGATCCCCTTCCCGGAGACCCACGTCATGGAGCACGGCCTCTACGTCCTGGAGGGCAAGGCCATGTACCTGCTCAACAAGGACTGGGTGGAGGTCGAGGCGGGCGACTACATGTGGCTCCGCGCGTTCTGCCCGCAGGCCTGCTACGCCTCCGGCCCCGGCCAGTTCCGCTACCTGCTCTACAAGGATCAGAACCGCCAGATCAAGCTCACCGGCGCACCGTTGCCGGGCTGA
- a CDS encoding DUF6986 family protein, with the protein MAGTSLSAADLADVETRLAATDTLLDRNYPGDDGSRQPIHTVYVSADRFTPDFAAEWGQAANDVVAQHGGLEALGALLGQSEELNAAVAPRVAAKLANEPIEDLRLDFEDGYGNRGDEAEDADVVTAAKAVHQAVEAGTAPPFIGIRFKCFEAPTRARGLRTLDLFVSTLVEQGGLPNGLVLTLPKVTTVDQVTAMDHVVSRLEEIHGLPAGRLRFEVQVETPQLILGHEGTHPVAQLPHVVPGRISSLHYGTYDYSASLQIAAEYQSMEHPVADVAKEIMQLAVAGTGIRLSDGSTNIIPVGENVENAWKLHGRLVRRSLERGYYQGWDLHAHQLPSRFAASYAFYREGLAAATTRLKNYFSQTDAGVMDEPATARALANFVLRGVQCGAVGEDEVLTLTGVALPELTVLAHPRLATTSH; encoded by the coding sequence ATGGCGGGCACCTCACTCTCCGCCGCCGATCTTGCGGACGTCGAAACCCGGCTCGCGGCCACGGACACGCTCCTGGACCGCAACTACCCGGGCGACGACGGCAGCCGCCAGCCCATCCACACCGTCTACGTCTCCGCGGACCGTTTCACGCCGGACTTCGCCGCGGAATGGGGACAGGCCGCGAACGACGTCGTCGCGCAGCACGGCGGGCTCGAGGCCCTGGGCGCCCTGCTGGGTCAGTCCGAGGAGCTGAACGCCGCCGTCGCGCCGCGCGTCGCGGCCAAGCTCGCGAACGAGCCCATCGAGGACCTGCGTCTCGACTTCGAGGACGGCTACGGCAACCGTGGCGACGAGGCCGAAGACGCCGACGTCGTGACCGCGGCCAAGGCCGTCCACCAGGCGGTGGAGGCCGGCACTGCTCCCCCGTTCATCGGCATCCGCTTCAAGTGCTTCGAGGCCCCCACCCGGGCCCGGGGCCTGCGCACGCTGGACCTCTTCGTCTCCACCCTGGTGGAGCAGGGCGGACTGCCCAACGGCCTGGTCCTGACCCTGCCGAAGGTGACCACCGTGGACCAGGTCACGGCCATGGACCACGTCGTCTCCCGTCTCGAAGAGATCCACGGACTGCCCGCCGGCCGTCTGCGCTTCGAAGTGCAGGTGGAGACGCCGCAGCTGATCCTCGGCCACGAGGGCACGCATCCGGTGGCGCAGCTGCCGCACGTCGTCCCGGGCCGCATCAGCTCGCTGCACTACGGCACCTACGACTACTCCGCGAGCCTGCAGATCGCCGCCGAATACCAGTCCATGGAGCACCCGGTGGCGGATGTGGCCAAGGAGATCATGCAGCTGGCCGTCGCCGGGACGGGCATCCGCCTCTCCGATGGCTCCACCAACATCATCCCCGTGGGCGAGAACGTGGAGAACGCCTGGAAGCTGCACGGCCGCCTGGTCCGCCGCTCCCTGGAGCGCGGCTACTACCAGGGCTGGGACCTGCACGCGCACCAGCTGCCGAGCCGGTTCGCGGCGAGCTACGCCTTCTACCGCGAGGGTCTGGCCGCGGCCACCACCCGCCTGAAGAACTACTTCTCCCAGACGGACGCGGGCGTCATGGACGAGCCCGCCACCGCCCGCGCGCTGGCCAACTTCGTCCTCCGCGGCGTCCAGTGCGGCGCGGTCGGCGAGGACGAGGTCCTGACCCTGACCGGCGTCGCACTCCCGGAGCTGACGGTGCTCGCGCACCCGCGGCTCGCCACCACTTCTCACTGA
- the aceB gene encoding malate synthase A gives MTITVTNPQPVERAEEILTPEALAFVEALHQKFAARRNELIDARVTKREQVAKTGTLDFLPETSEVRSGDWKVAEAPAALQDRRVEMTGPASPAKMAINALNSGAKVWLADLEDASTPTWHNVIDAILNLRDGARGTLSYTSPEGKEYRLRTDAPLAVVVTRPRGWHMDEKHVLVDGQIAVGALVDFGLHFFHVAQQLIENGHGPYYYLPKMESHLEARLWNDVFTFAQEYVGIPYGTIRATMLIETIPAAFEMEEILYELRDHASGLNAGRWDYMFSIVKYFRDAGEDFLFPDRASVQMTAPFLRAYTELLVKTCHKRGAFAMGGMAAVIPNRREPEVTEAAFAKVRNDKTREATDGFDGSWVAHPDLVPICEEVFDSFLGDKPNQLDKQRPEVEVTAAQLLDVASAKGEVTEAGLRLNLYVAVAYTAVWISGNGAVAIHNLMEDAATAEISRSQVWQQINAGSVLADTGNTVTRELVRQILTEETEKLRGEVGEEAFEKFYSPASELIAELCLGEDFVDFLTTPAYELVD, from the coding sequence ATGACCATCACCGTCACCAACCCCCAGCCGGTGGAGCGCGCCGAGGAGATCCTCACCCCGGAAGCCCTCGCTTTCGTGGAGGCCCTGCACCAGAAGTTCGCGGCACGCCGCAATGAGCTGATCGACGCCCGCGTCACCAAGCGCGAGCAGGTCGCCAAGACCGGGACCCTGGACTTCCTTCCCGAGACCTCCGAGGTCCGCTCGGGCGACTGGAAGGTCGCCGAGGCCCCCGCGGCCCTGCAGGACCGCCGCGTCGAGATGACCGGACCGGCGTCGCCGGCCAAGATGGCCATCAACGCCCTGAACTCCGGCGCCAAGGTCTGGCTCGCCGATCTCGAAGACGCCAGCACCCCGACGTGGCACAACGTCATCGACGCGATTCTCAACCTGCGCGACGGCGCCCGCGGCACCCTCTCCTACACCTCGCCGGAGGGCAAGGAGTACCGCCTGCGCACGGACGCGCCGCTCGCCGTCGTCGTGACCCGTCCGCGTGGCTGGCACATGGACGAGAAGCACGTCCTGGTGGACGGCCAGATCGCCGTGGGCGCGCTCGTGGACTTCGGCCTGCACTTCTTCCACGTGGCCCAGCAGCTGATCGAGAACGGTCACGGCCCGTACTACTACCTGCCCAAGATGGAGAGCCACCTCGAGGCCCGCCTCTGGAACGACGTCTTCACCTTCGCCCAGGAGTACGTCGGCATCCCGTACGGCACCATCCGCGCCACGATGCTGATCGAGACCATCCCGGCCGCGTTCGAGATGGAGGAGATCCTCTACGAACTGCGCGACCACGCCTCCGGCCTGAACGCCGGCCGCTGGGACTACATGTTCAGCATCGTCAAGTACTTCCGCGACGCCGGCGAGGACTTCCTCTTCCCGGACCGCGCCTCCGTGCAGATGACCGCGCCCTTCCTGCGCGCCTACACGGAACTGCTCGTGAAGACCTGTCACAAGCGCGGCGCCTTCGCCATGGGCGGCATGGCCGCCGTCATCCCGAACCGCCGCGAGCCCGAGGTCACCGAGGCCGCGTTCGCCAAGGTCCGCAACGACAAGACCCGTGAGGCCACCGACGGCTTCGACGGCTCCTGGGTGGCGCACCCGGACCTCGTCCCGATCTGCGAAGAGGTCTTCGACTCCTTCCTCGGTGACAAGCCGAACCAGCTGGACAAGCAGCGCCCCGAGGTCGAGGTCACCGCCGCCCAGCTGCTCGACGTCGCCTCCGCCAAGGGCGAGGTCACCGAGGCCGGCCTGCGCCTGAACCTCTACGTGGCCGTGGCCTACACCGCCGTCTGGATCTCCGGCAACGGCGCCGTGGCCATCCACAACCTCATGGAGGACGCCGCCACCGCCGAGATCTCCCGCTCCCAGGTGTGGCAGCAGATCAACGCCGGCTCCGTGCTGGCCGACACCGGCAACACCGTCACCCGCGAGCTCGTCCGGCAGATCCTCACCGAGGAGACCGAGAAGCTGCGCGGCGAGGTGGGCGAAGAGGCCTTCGAGAAGTTCTACTCCCCCGCCAGCGAGCTGATCGCCGAGCTGTGCCTGGGCGAGGACTTCGTCGACTTCCTCACCACCCCGGCCTACGAGCTGGTCGACTGA
- a CDS encoding NAD-dependent malic enzyme encodes MANPSPGNSITLRVEAPSSFTATSELAAAVGNAGAAVTALDVAESHHNTIVVDVTCNTTDDEHAKRVEAALNALDGVKVLHVSDRTFLMHLGGKLEVVPKVPLRNRDDLSRAYTPGVARVCMAIAEDPSAARNLTVKRNTVAVVTDGSAVLGLGNIGPAAALPVMEGKAALFKQFANVDAWPVCLDTQDTEEIIRTVKLLAPVFGGVNLEDIAAPRCFEIEARLRDELDIPVFHDDQHGTAIVTLAALVNALRVVGKKIEDVKIVVSGVGAAGSAIIQLLKAQGAQHIIAAGRSGAIHKGESYDDHHRTWIATNTNEEGFSGSLHDALVGADVFIGVSAPNILAEEHVASMADDAIVFAMANPTPEVDPVVASKHAAVVATGRSDFPNQINNVLAFPGLFRGLLDAGASDITPDMLVAAAEAIANRVADDELNASYIIPSIFDLQVTKDVAAAVAAAAHANSAAAEAVAAL; translated from the coding sequence ATGGCGAATCCCAGCCCCGGAAATTCCATCACCCTGCGGGTCGAGGCCCCTTCGAGCTTCACCGCGACCAGCGAACTGGCCGCCGCCGTCGGCAACGCCGGCGCAGCCGTCACCGCACTGGACGTGGCGGAATCGCACCACAACACCATCGTCGTCGACGTCACCTGCAACACCACGGATGACGAGCACGCCAAGCGCGTCGAAGCCGCCCTGAACGCCCTCGACGGCGTCAAGGTCCTCCACGTCTCGGACCGCACCTTCCTCATGCACCTCGGCGGCAAGCTCGAGGTGGTCCCGAAGGTCCCGCTCCGCAACCGTGACGACCTGTCCCGCGCCTACACGCCCGGCGTCGCCCGCGTCTGCATGGCGATCGCCGAAGACCCCTCCGCCGCCCGCAACCTGACGGTCAAGCGCAACACGGTCGCCGTGGTCACCGACGGTTCCGCCGTCCTGGGCCTCGGCAACATCGGCCCGGCCGCCGCCCTCCCCGTCATGGAAGGCAAGGCCGCGCTGTTCAAGCAGTTCGCCAACGTCGACGCCTGGCCGGTCTGCCTGGACACCCAGGACACCGAGGAGATCATCCGCACCGTCAAGCTCCTGGCACCCGTCTTCGGCGGCGTGAACCTCGAGGACATCGCCGCCCCCCGCTGCTTCGAGATCGAGGCCCGCCTGCGCGACGAGCTCGACATCCCGGTCTTCCACGACGACCAGCACGGCACCGCGATCGTCACCCTCGCGGCCCTCGTCAACGCCCTGCGCGTGGTGGGCAAGAAGATCGAGGACGTCAAGATCGTGGTCTCGGGCGTCGGCGCCGCCGGCTCCGCCATCATCCAGCTCCTCAAGGCCCAGGGCGCTCAGCACATCATCGCCGCCGGCCGCTCCGGAGCCATCCACAAGGGTGAGAGCTACGACGACCACCACCGCACGTGGATCGCCACCAACACCAACGAGGAAGGCTTCTCCGGCAGCCTCCACGACGCGCTCGTGGGCGCCGACGTCTTCATCGGCGTCTCCGCTCCGAACATCCTCGCCGAAGAGCACGTGGCCTCGATGGCCGACGACGCGATCGTCTTCGCCATGGCCAACCCGACCCCCGAGGTGGACCCGGTGGTCGCGTCCAAGCACGCCGCCGTCGTCGCCACCGGGCGCAGCGACTTCCCGAACCAGATCAACAACGTGCTGGCCTTCCCGGGCCTGTTCCGCGGTCTTCTGGACGCCGGGGCCAGCGACATCACGCCGGACATGCTCGTCGCGGCCGCCGAGGCCATCGCCAACCGCGTGGCGGATGATGAACTCAACGCCAGCTACATCATCCCGAGCATCTTCGATCTTCAGGTGACCAAGGACGTCGCCGCGGCCGTCGCCGCTGCCGCCCACGCCAATTCGGCCGCTGCTGAGGCAGTGGCAGCCCTCTGA
- a CDS encoding IclR family transcriptional regulator, translating into MAEKTSGGVQSVERVFELLELITDAGGDVTLSELSSSTDLPLPTIHRLLRTLVSLGYIRQLPNRRYALGPRLIRLGEAASMQLGAVARPQLKFLVDRLGETANMAVLDTDMIIYVAQVPSPHAMRMFTEVGRRAHMHATGVGKAILAQLDDETVRGIVQRAGMPTPTVKSLGSIEALLDDLALIRERGYSIDEEEQELGVRCFAMAVPNAPTPCAISVSGPITRVDQAFSERAVPMLTEAAQALSLEFNRV; encoded by the coding sequence ATGGCTGAGAAGACCTCAGGCGGAGTTCAGTCCGTGGAACGCGTCTTTGAACTGCTGGAACTCATCACTGATGCGGGCGGAGACGTGACGCTCAGTGAGCTGTCCTCCTCCACGGATCTGCCACTGCCCACGATCCACCGGCTCCTGCGGACCCTCGTGTCGCTCGGCTACATCCGGCAGCTGCCCAACCGGCGCTACGCCCTCGGCCCGCGGCTCATCCGCCTCGGCGAGGCTGCCTCGATGCAGCTCGGCGCCGTCGCGCGCCCGCAGCTCAAGTTCCTGGTGGACCGCCTCGGCGAGACCGCGAACATGGCGGTGCTGGACACGGACATGATCATCTACGTCGCCCAGGTGCCGTCGCCGCACGCCATGCGCATGTTCACCGAAGTGGGACGTCGCGCGCACATGCACGCGACCGGCGTGGGCAAGGCGATCCTCGCCCAGCTCGACGACGAGACCGTGCGCGGGATCGTGCAGCGCGCCGGGATGCCGACGCCGACCGTCAAGAGCCTGGGCTCCATCGAGGCCCTGCTGGACGACCTCGCCCTGATCCGCGAACGCGGCTACTCGATCGACGAGGAGGAGCAGGAGCTCGGGGTGCGGTGCTTCGCCATGGCCGTGCCGAACGCGCCCACCCCGTGCGCGATCTCGGTCTCCGGCCCGATCACCCGCGTGGACCAGGCGTTCTCCGAGCGGGCCGTCCCGATGCTGACGGAGGCCGCCCAGGCCCTGTCCCTGGAGTTCAACCGGGTCTGA
- a CDS encoding nucleobase:cation symporter-2 family protein, translated as MSATTVKPTTRPEDERLSLGSTFAYGFQHVLTMYGGIIAPPLVIGQAAGLKPDEIGVLIASCLFMGGAATLLQTLGIKFFGSQLPLVQGVSFAGVATMGAIVSQGGGLPAVFGSVIVASIIGLVIAPLFSQILRFFPPVVTGTVITTIGLTLMPVAANWVMGGNAKADNYGSMANVGLAGLTFVIVLILSKVGSATVSRLSILLAMVIGTVIAVFTGQANFSNVGNGPIFAFPTPFAFGLPTFNVAAIISMFIVILVTLTETSADIIAVGEIVGTKVDRKRVADGLRADMISSAVSPVFGSFTQSAFAQNVGLVAITGIKSRFVVSAGGVILIVLGLLPVMGRVVGAVPMPVLGGAGIVLFGTVAASGIRTLSTVDYKGNMNLIIVASSLGFGLLPVVKPDIYHAFPDWFVTIFHSGISSAALMAILLNLLFNYFKTGNSKNSSVFVAGTDRVLTPQDLRGLREGDRFENGKLIDCDGKEVKVESGGAH; from the coding sequence ATGAGTGCAACAACCGTCAAACCCACCACCCGGCCGGAGGATGAGCGCCTCTCCCTCGGCAGCACCTTCGCGTACGGATTCCAGCACGTCCTTACCATGTACGGCGGGATCATCGCGCCGCCGCTCGTCATCGGGCAGGCCGCGGGCCTCAAGCCGGACGAGATCGGCGTCCTGATCGCCAGTTGTCTCTTCATGGGCGGCGCGGCGACCCTCCTCCAAACCCTCGGCATCAAGTTCTTCGGCTCGCAGCTCCCGCTGGTCCAGGGCGTGTCGTTCGCGGGCGTCGCCACCATGGGCGCGATCGTCTCCCAGGGTGGCGGCCTGCCGGCCGTGTTCGGTTCGGTGATCGTGGCCTCGATCATCGGCCTCGTGATCGCACCGCTCTTCTCGCAGATCCTGCGCTTCTTCCCGCCGGTGGTGACCGGCACCGTGATCACCACCATCGGCCTCACGCTGATGCCGGTGGCCGCCAACTGGGTCATGGGCGGCAACGCCAAGGCCGACAACTACGGCAGCATGGCCAACGTCGGGCTCGCGGGCCTCACGTTCGTGATCGTCCTGATCCTGTCCAAGGTCGGCAGCGCCACCGTCTCGCGGCTCTCCATCCTGCTGGCCATGGTCATCGGAACGGTCATCGCCGTGTTCACCGGCCAGGCCAACTTCTCCAATGTGGGCAACGGACCGATCTTCGCGTTCCCGACCCCGTTCGCCTTCGGCCTCCCGACGTTCAACGTGGCCGCCATCATCTCCATGTTCATCGTCATCCTGGTGACCCTGACCGAGACCAGCGCGGACATCATCGCCGTCGGTGAGATCGTCGGCACCAAGGTGGACCGCAAGCGCGTGGCCGACGGCCTCCGTGCGGACATGATCTCCAGCGCCGTCTCCCCGGTGTTCGGTTCCTTCACCCAGAGCGCCTTCGCCCAGAACGTGGGCCTGGTGGCCATCACGGGCATCAAGAGCCGCTTCGTGGTCAGCGCCGGCGGCGTCATCCTGATCGTCCTCGGCCTGCTCCCGGTCATGGGCCGCGTGGTGGGCGCCGTGCCCATGCCGGTCCTGGGCGGTGCGGGCATCGTCCTCTTCGGCACGGTGGCCGCGTCCGGCATCCGCACCCTGTCCACGGTGGACTACAAGGGCAACATGAACCTCATCATCGTGGCGTCCTCGCTGGGCTTCGGTCTGCTGCCCGTGGTCAAGCCGGACATCTACCACGCCTTCCCGGACTGGTTCGTGACCATCTTCCACTCCGGCATCAGCTCCGCCGCCCTCATGGCGATCCTGCTGAACCTCCTGTTCAACTACTTCAAGACCGGCAACTCCAAGAACTCCTCGGTGTTCGTGGCCGGCACGGACCGAGTCCTCACCCCGCAGGACCTCCGCGGCCTGCGGGAGGGTGACCGCTTCGAGAACGGCAAGCTCATCGACTGCGACGGCAAGGAAGTCAAGGTCGAATCCGGCGGGGCCCACTAG
- the pucL gene encoding factor-independent urate hydroxylase has protein sequence MSNNIVLGKNQYGKAENRVVKITRDTDRHEIEDLNVTSQLRGDFTAAHIDGDNAHVVPTDTQKNTVFAFARDGIGSPEEFLIRLANHFTGEFEWVTGGRWEAEQFAWERILAGGEEHNHSFVRKGQEVRNAVVTKDGDNLYVISGLNDLTVLKSTQSGFVGYPKDKYTTLQETTDRILATDVSARWRYRNDAVAEGGIDYNATYESVKALLLEGFSEEYSYALQQTLFQMAQKVFAAHPEIDELRFSTPNKHHFVVDLSPFGLDNPGEVFYAADRPYGLIEANFERETISDPGNAWDGIVGFC, from the coding sequence ATGAGCAACAACATCGTCCTCGGCAAGAATCAGTACGGCAAGGCGGAGAACCGCGTCGTCAAGATCACCCGCGACACGGACCGCCACGAGATCGAGGATCTCAACGTCACCTCGCAGCTCCGCGGCGACTTCACCGCGGCGCACATCGACGGCGACAACGCCCACGTGGTCCCCACCGACACCCAGAAGAACACCGTCTTCGCCTTCGCCCGTGACGGCATCGGCTCCCCCGAGGAATTCCTCATCCGCCTGGCCAACCACTTCACCGGCGAGTTCGAGTGGGTCACGGGCGGCCGCTGGGAAGCCGAGCAGTTCGCCTGGGAGCGCATCCTCGCCGGCGGTGAGGAGCACAACCACTCCTTCGTCCGCAAGGGCCAGGAAGTGCGCAACGCCGTCGTCACCAAGGACGGCGACAACCTCTACGTCATCTCCGGCCTGAACGACCTCACGGTCCTCAAGTCCACCCAGTCCGGCTTCGTGGGCTACCCGAAGGACAAGTACACCACGCTGCAGGAGACCACGGACCGCATCCTGGCCACCGACGTCTCGGCCCGCTGGCGCTACCGCAACGACGCCGTCGCCGAGGGCGGCATCGACTACAACGCCACCTACGAGTCGGTGAAGGCCCTCCTCCTGGAAGGCTTCTCCGAGGAGTACTCCTACGCGCTGCAGCAGACCCTGTTCCAGATGGCGCAGAAGGTCTTCGCGGCACACCCGGAGATCGACGAGCTGCGGTTCTCCACCCCGAACAAGCACCACTTCGTGGTGGACCTGTCCCCGTTCGGTCTCGACAACCCCGGCGAGGTCTTCTACGCCGCGGACCGCCCGTACGGCCTGATCGAGGCCAACTTCGAGCGCGAGACCATCTCCGACCCGGGCAACGCCTGGGACGGCATCGTCGGCTTCTGCTGA
- a CDS encoding 8-oxoguanine deaminase: protein MSRTWIKNPLAAFTATEQDAGGGIVIEDGVIAEILASGQSPATPVDETFDASAHVVTPGLINTHHHFYQTLTRAWGPAANAKLFPWLKNLYPVWARLTPESLELAVTAALAELLLSGCTTAADHHYVFPAGLDDAIDIEAGAVRSLGMRATLTRGSMTLGEKDGGLPPQSVVQDGDTILADAERLIDTYHSTARDADLHIALAPCSPFSVTREIMTESAELAARRGVRLHTHLAETLDEEDFCREMFGLRTVDYLESVGWLGPQSWLGHGIHFDDAEVARLGAAGTGVAHCPTSNMRLASGIARVVELEDAGAPVGLGVDGSASNDASNMIQEARQALYLQRLRYGADIPVERALGWATLGSARVLGREADLGSLEVGKQADLAFFRLDGLRFSGSHDPLAALLLCGADRADRVMVGGQWRVVDGAIPGLDLEDLIRRHSAAARRIISA, encoded by the coding sequence ATGAGCCGGACCTGGATCAAGAACCCCCTCGCCGCTTTCACCGCCACGGAGCAGGATGCCGGCGGCGGCATCGTCATCGAGGACGGGGTGATCGCCGAGATCCTCGCTTCGGGCCAGAGCCCCGCGACGCCGGTCGACGAGACGTTCGACGCCTCGGCCCACGTCGTCACGCCGGGCCTGATCAACACGCACCACCACTTCTACCAGACGCTCACGCGCGCCTGGGGGCCGGCCGCGAACGCCAAACTGTTCCCGTGGCTGAAGAACCTCTATCCGGTCTGGGCGCGGCTCACCCCGGAGAGCCTGGAGCTCGCGGTCACCGCCGCCCTGGCGGAACTGCTCCTCTCCGGCTGCACGACGGCGGCGGATCACCACTACGTCTTCCCCGCCGGCCTCGACGACGCCATCGACATCGAAGCCGGCGCCGTCCGCAGCCTCGGCATGCGCGCGACCCTCACCCGCGGCTCCATGACACTCGGAGAGAAGGACGGCGGACTCCCGCCGCAGAGCGTGGTCCAGGACGGCGACACCATCCTGGCGGACGCCGAGCGGCTGATCGACACCTATCACTCCACCGCCCGCGACGCCGATCTCCACATCGCGCTCGCCCCCTGCTCGCCGTTCTCGGTCACGCGGGAGATCATGACGGAGAGCGCCGAGCTCGCCGCACGCCGCGGCGTCCGGCTGCACACCCACCTCGCCGAGACCCTCGACGAGGAGGACTTCTGCCGGGAGATGTTCGGTCTGCGCACCGTGGACTACCTCGAGAGCGTCGGCTGGCTGGGGCCGCAGAGCTGGCTCGGCCACGGCATCCACTTCGACGACGCCGAGGTCGCCCGGCTGGGCGCCGCAGGCACGGGCGTCGCGCACTGCCCGACGTCGAACATGCGCCTCGCCTCCGGCATCGCCCGGGTGGTCGAGCTGGAGGACGCCGGAGCTCCCGTGGGCCTCGGCGTGGACGGTTCGGCCAGCAACGACGCCTCGAACATGATCCAGGAGGCCCGACAGGCCCTCTATCTGCAGCGCCTGCGCTACGGTGCGGACATCCCGGTGGAGCGCGCACTCGGCTGGGCGACGCTCGGATCGGCACGCGTGCTCGGGCGGGAGGCCGACCTGGGTTCCCTCGAAGTGGGCAAGCAGGCGGACCTCGCATTCTTCCGCCTCGACGGACTCCGCTTCTCCGGCAGCCACGATCCCCTCGCGGCCCTCCTGCTCTGCGGCGCCGACCGCGCCGACCGCGTCATGGTCGGAGGACAGTGGCGCGTGGTCGACGGCGCGATCCCGGGCCTGGATCTGGAGGACCTCATCCGCCGGCACAGCGCGGCCGCGCGCCGGATCATCTCCGCCTGA
- a CDS encoding nucleoside deaminase has protein sequence MSTTATKELAAAVQLATDNVLNNGGPFGALIVTSDGHRFDGVNRVTATNDPTAHAEVTAIRTACAALGTFDLSGATLYTSCEPCPMCLASALWARVSRVVFAADRHDAASAGFDDAVFYDYFDKPETRGIMPVVRAELDAEGPQRMDPFTTWNTLDSRIDY, from the coding sequence ATGAGCACCACCGCCACCAAGGAATTGGCCGCCGCAGTCCAGCTGGCCACAGACAACGTCCTCAACAACGGAGGCCCGTTCGGCGCCCTGATCGTCACCTCCGACGGTCACCGCTTCGACGGCGTCAACCGCGTCACCGCCACCAACGATCCCACGGCCCACGCCGAGGTCACCGCCATCCGCACCGCCTGTGCGGCGCTCGGCACCTTCGACCTCAGCGGCGCCACCCTCTACACGAGCTGCGAGCCGTGCCCCATGTGCCTCGCTTCCGCGCTCTGGGCCCGCGTCTCCCGCGTGGTCTTCGCGGCCGACCGCCATGACGCGGCCTCCGCGGGCTTCGACGACGCCGTCTTCTACGACTACTTCGACAAGCCGGAGACCCGGGGCATCATGCCGGTGGTCCGGGCCGAGCTGGACGCCGAAGGCCCTCAGCGCATGGACCCCTTCACCACCTGGAACACGCTCGACTCCCGGATCGATTACTGA